In Capsicum annuum cultivar UCD-10X-F1 chromosome 11, UCD10Xv1.1, whole genome shotgun sequence, one genomic interval encodes:
- the LOC107847864 gene encoding REF/SRPP-like protein At1g67360, translating into MAINKVEMEKSVGNLKHLGFVRVLAINTAVLVSNLYEYAKQTSGPLRSTVGTVENAVTTVVRPVYERLKGVPDEVLVFLDKKVDDGTAKFDELAPPLAKKVVSKAQSLFQKATEVAQDLFKDLQVAGPSAAIYHAGELSKQLATRQVAVFWYYVNHCPPLHGIAQMAATTSAHWSEKYNQLVADLKKKGYSIVSYIPLIPVEEISKAYKQVESAATKKEGATNSSSSKSE; encoded by the exons ATGGCTATCAATAAG GTTGAGATGGAGAAAAGTGTGGGTAATTTGAAACATCTAGGGTTTGTAAGGGTGTTGGCTATAAATACGGCGGTTTTGGTGTCAAATCTGTATGAGTATGCGAAGCAGACCTCGGGGCCTCTGAGATCAACTGTCGGCACAGTAGAAAATGCGGTAACCACCGTGGTAAGGCCTGTTTACGAGAGGCTTAAAGGTGTTCCTGATGAAGTCCTTGTTTTCCTAGACAAAAAG GTGGATGATGGAACTGCAAAGTTTGATGAACTTGCTCCTCCCTTGGCTAAGAAGGTTGTCAGCAAAGCCCAGTCCCTGTTTCAGAAGGCAACAGAGGTAGCACAGGACTTGTTCAAGGATTTACAAGTTGCTGGTCCTAGTGCAGCTATCTATCATGCTGGTGAATTGTCCAAGCAATTAGCCACTAGACAAGTGGCAGTGTTCTGGTATTATGTCAATCACTGTCCACCGCTGCATGGAATCGCACAGATGGCTGCTACTACATCTGCTCACTGGTCCGAGAAATATAATCAATTAGTTGCTGACTTGAAAAAGAAGGGTTATAGTATCGTCAGCTATATCCCTTTGATACCTGTTGAAGAAATCTCGAAGGCATACAAACAGGTTGAGTCTGCTGCAACAAAGAAAGAAGGTGCTACTAATTCAAGCTCGAGTAAATCTGAATGA